From Salipiger profundus, a single genomic window includes:
- a CDS encoding (2Fe-2S)-binding protein, with protein sequence MAKLHITTTINGDEMEFLARPDQTLLSALRDELNLTGSKEGCGSGDCGACSIEVDGRVTCSCLMLAPEAQGKTITTIEGVSDKGTLHPVQRHFLEEAALQCGFCTPGLIVAAKNLLERNADPSEEEIRFWLAGNLCRCTGYDKIVRAVQAAAAEMREPA encoded by the coding sequence ATGGCCAAGCTTCACATCACCACGACGATCAACGGCGACGAGATGGAATTCCTCGCCCGTCCGGACCAGACGCTGCTCTCGGCGCTGCGCGACGAGCTGAACCTCACCGGCTCCAAGGAAGGCTGCGGCTCGGGCGACTGCGGCGCCTGCTCCATCGAGGTGGACGGGCGCGTCACCTGCTCCTGCCTGATGCTCGCCCCCGAGGCGCAGGGCAAAACCATCACCACCATCGAGGGCGTCTCGGACAAGGGCACCCTGCACCCGGTGCAGCGTCATTTCCTCGAGGAGGCCGCGCTGCAATGCGGTTTCTGCACGCCGGGGCTCATCGTGGCGGCGAAGAACCTGCTGGAGCGCAACGCCGATCCCAGCGAAGAGGAGATCCGGTTCTGGCTCGCCGGGAACCTCTGCCGCTGCACGGGCTACGACAAGATCGTTCGTGCGGTTCAGGCCGCCGCTGCCGAGATGCGCGAGCCCGCCTGA
- a CDS encoding FAD binding domain-containing protein has protein sequence MQYVSATSIDEAVGLLAAEAGAAHVLAGGTDLVVQMTAGMRAPSLVVDIKAIPELGEITEDDSGFHIGSAVCGARINEHAALRAAWPGVCEGIDLIGSMQVQSRATPAGNLCNASPAADSVPGMIAAGATVTVVGPSGRRDVPVEDIPVAPGRTSLERGEWIAAIHLPKRPARAGDAYLRFTPRTEMDIAVVGAAVNIVLDESGTCTFARVAVGAVAPTPLLVPAAAEALVGTKVDEAALDAAAKEVQAVCKPIDDKRGTAEYRIRIAGVIFKRAAATALARAQA, from the coding sequence ATGCAATATGTTTCGGCGACATCCATCGACGAGGCCGTCGGCCTGCTTGCGGCCGAGGCCGGCGCGGCGCACGTTCTCGCGGGGGGCACCGACCTTGTGGTGCAGATGACCGCGGGAATGCGCGCACCCTCGCTGGTAGTCGACATCAAGGCGATCCCCGAGCTGGGTGAGATCACCGAGGACGACAGCGGGTTTCACATCGGATCGGCGGTCTGCGGCGCGAGGATCAACGAACATGCCGCCCTGCGCGCCGCGTGGCCCGGGGTCTGCGAGGGGATCGATCTCATCGGCTCCATGCAGGTTCAGTCCCGGGCGACCCCGGCGGGGAACCTCTGCAACGCCTCCCCGGCTGCCGACAGCGTGCCGGGCATGATCGCGGCCGGTGCCACCGTCACCGTGGTCGGACCCTCCGGGCGCCGCGACGTTCCGGTCGAGGACATTCCGGTGGCCCCCGGCCGCACCAGCCTCGAGCGTGGCGAGTGGATCGCGGCGATCCACCTGCCGAAGCGCCCGGCGCGGGCAGGGGACGCCTACCTCCGCTTCACGCCGCGCACCGAGATGGACATCGCCGTCGTCGGCGCAGCGGTGAACATCGTGCTGGACGAGAGTGGCACCTGCACCTTCGCGCGTGTCGCGGTTGGCGCCGTGGCGCCGACACCGCTGCTGGTGCCCGCGGCCGCCGAGGCGCTGGTCGGCACGAAGGTCGACGAGGCCGCCCTCGATGCCGCCGCGAAAGAGGTGCAGGCGGTCTGCAAGCCCATCGACGACAAGCGCGGCACGGCGGAATACCGCATCCGGATCGCCGGCGTCATCTTCAAGCGCGCCGCAGCCACCGCGCTCGCGCGCGCGCAAGCCTGA
- a CDS encoding TRAP transporter large permease, translating into MTFAIGVAILLGLMVLAVPIGYALGIAGVISLNMLVPFGMIETLLGKVVHGTVASSIMLTIPMFILMAEFLACGGVATDLLLACNRLLRKVRGGLAMACIFAGAIHAAATGSSTASAASLARASFPAMMKAGYSPQLAVGTISIAGTLAIMIPPSVAFVIYGVVTETSIGKLFLAGVTPGLMTMLGYILTISLTLKFKPEWGPSDADKERAMAEERGGRVWPMFLLIVVVLGGLYSGIATPTEVAAIGAFGALLISVFSGRMTTNSFTHALGGTMRITSMIMMIIISAHVVGYFISFTKITDTLLEWIAASGMSPVQAMLIVVLIYLILGMFMDQAAVLILTAPISTPLMVGLGFDPVWWGVIMIKTTEIGLVTPPLGMVVFVTGSSTRTDLRKSFAGVTPFIIAEFVTLALLLAFPAITLWLT; encoded by the coding sequence ATGACCTTCGCAATCGGCGTTGCCATTCTCCTCGGGCTCATGGTCCTTGCGGTTCCGATCGGCTACGCGCTGGGGATCGCGGGCGTCATCAGCCTGAACATGCTGGTCCCCTTCGGCATGATCGAGACGCTGCTGGGCAAGGTGGTGCACGGCACCGTCGCCAGCTCGATCATGCTGACCATTCCGATGTTCATCCTGATGGCCGAGTTCCTCGCCTGCGGGGGCGTCGCCACCGACCTTCTGCTGGCCTGCAATCGCCTGCTGCGCAAGGTGCGCGGCGGTCTTGCCATGGCCTGCATCTTCGCCGGCGCGATCCACGCCGCCGCGACCGGCTCGTCGACCGCATCGGCGGCAAGCCTCGCGCGGGCGTCCTTCCCGGCGATGATGAAGGCCGGCTACTCGCCGCAGCTTGCCGTCGGCACCATCTCGATCGCCGGCACACTGGCGATCATGATCCCGCCGTCGGTGGCCTTCGTGATCTACGGTGTCGTCACCGAGACCTCGATCGGAAAGCTGTTCCTTGCGGGCGTCACACCGGGCCTGATGACCATGCTCGGCTACATCCTCACCATTTCGCTGACGCTGAAGTTCAAGCCGGAGTGGGGGCCGAGCGACGCCGACAAGGAGCGCGCCATGGCCGAGGAGCGCGGCGGACGCGTCTGGCCGATGTTCCTGCTGATCGTCGTGGTTCTCGGCGGGCTCTACAGCGGCATCGCGACGCCGACCGAGGTGGCTGCCATCGGTGCCTTCGGTGCGCTTCTGATCTCGGTGTTCTCCGGCCGGATGACCACCAACAGCTTCACGCACGCCCTCGGGGGCACCATGCGCATCACCTCGATGATCATGATGATCATCATCAGCGCGCATGTCGTCGGCTATTTCATCTCGTTCACCAAGATCACCGACACGTTGCTCGAGTGGATCGCTGCCAGCGGGATGTCCCCGGTGCAGGCGATGCTTATCGTCGTGCTCATCTACCTGATCCTGGGCATGTTCATGGACCAGGCGGCGGTGCTCATCCTCACGGCTCCGATCTCGACCCCGCTGATGGTGGGCCTGGGCTTCGATCCGGTGTGGTGGGGCGTGATCATGATCAAGACCACCGAGATCGGGCTGGTGACACCACCGCTTGGCATGGTCGTCTTCGTCACCGGGTCCTCGACGCGAACGGACCTGCGCAAGAGCTTCGCCGGTGTCACGCCCTTCATCATCGCCGAGTTCGTGACGCTGGCCCTGCTGCTCGCGTTCCCGGCGATCACGCTCTGGCTGACCTGA
- a CDS encoding TRAP transporter small permease, whose amino-acid sequence MTENRSPLGRAWTVADRILSPVEIAAAVIAAAMMLAAMVLNTADALFRYALNSPLNFNLFVTENYLMVGLICMPMAWAFKTGGYIRITFMLYALPRLLQTILLRVGLLASGIYCAQLAWLGGYEWWDTYSTGSVDMGVYDWPWHWSWIWIPIGMGLLSLRLLLTCVGPRHGLEVTAEIEEGAA is encoded by the coding sequence ATGACCGAGAACCGCTCGCCGCTGGGGCGCGCATGGACTGTCGCGGACCGGATTCTGTCACCGGTGGAGATCGCCGCGGCGGTGATCGCCGCCGCGATGATGCTCGCCGCGATGGTTCTGAACACCGCCGATGCGCTGTTCCGCTACGCACTGAACAGCCCGCTCAACTTCAATCTCTTCGTCACCGAGAACTACCTGATGGTCGGCCTGATCTGCATGCCGATGGCCTGGGCGTTCAAGACCGGGGGCTATATCCGCATCACCTTCATGCTCTATGCGTTGCCGCGACTGCTGCAGACGATCCTGCTGCGTGTCGGGCTTCTTGCCAGCGGCATCTACTGCGCGCAGCTCGCGTGGCTCGGTGGCTACGAGTGGTGGGACACCTACAGCACCGGATCGGTCGACATGGGTGTCTATGACTGGCCGTGGCACTGGTCCTGGATCTGGATTCCCATCGGGATGGGGCTTCTGTCGCTCCGGTTGCTGCTGACCTGCGTCGGCCCGCGTCACGGGCTCGAGGTCACCGCCGAGATCGAGGAGGGCGCGGCATGA
- a CDS encoding TRAP transporter substrate-binding protein, producing MTGPAYRKTGLGLALAATTALTATSAAQAETMIVATDLPPTHFVSVQGVERLMNCITEAAGDEIDFNYFPSGQLVKRDEGVSALQKGLAQLTFSTIAAETATVPLQSVTVLPGMFESAVDGVEAWRAAISTDGALKDELESVGVKPIQMSLLAPYQIMGTQNYADIADWQGKKIRTTGSALNFLVDSIGAVSVEMSANDLYTAMQRGTVDGTILSFASATPYSVNEVATHMSENASFGTSASWIGMSQEYFDSLSPEHQQIVDECGKTTELELAAWVDENEGRIRDEYREQGIEIYELSDDQLAAFSEAMAPVENDFVSRLESRDLPAQEALDLFKEQLAN from the coding sequence ATGACAGGACCTGCTTACAGGAAAACCGGCCTCGGGCTGGCGCTGGCCGCGACCACGGCCCTGACCGCAACCTCGGCGGCACAGGCAGAGACGATGATCGTCGCCACCGACCTGCCCCCCACGCATTTCGTTTCGGTGCAGGGGGTCGAGCGCCTGATGAACTGCATAACCGAGGCCGCCGGCGACGAGATCGACTTCAACTACTTCCCCTCCGGCCAGCTGGTGAAGCGCGACGAAGGCGTCTCGGCGCTTCAGAAGGGGCTGGCGCAGCTGACCTTCTCGACGATCGCTGCCGAGACCGCGACTGTGCCGCTGCAGAGCGTGACCGTGCTGCCGGGCATGTTCGAAAGCGCCGTCGACGGGGTCGAGGCCTGGCGCGCGGCGATCAGCACCGACGGGGCGCTGAAGGACGAGCTCGAGAGCGTCGGCGTCAAGCCGATCCAGATGAGCCTGCTTGCGCCCTACCAGATCATGGGCACGCAGAACTACGCGGATATCGCCGACTGGCAGGGCAAGAAGATCCGCACGACGGGCTCGGCGCTGAACTTCCTCGTGGACAGCATCGGCGCGGTCTCGGTCGAGATGTCGGCCAACGATCTCTACACCGCGATGCAGCGCGGCACGGTCGATGGCACGATCCTGTCGTTCGCCTCGGCCACGCCCTACTCGGTCAACGAGGTCGCCACCCACATGAGCGAGAATGCCAGCTTCGGCACCTCCGCCTCGTGGATCGGTATGAGCCAGGAGTATTTCGACAGCCTGTCGCCCGAGCACCAGCAGATCGTCGACGAGTGCGGCAAGACCACCGAGCTCGAACTCGCGGCATGGGTCGACGAGAACGAGGGCCGCATCCGCGACGAGTATCGCGAGCAGGGCATCGAGATCTACGAGCTGAGCGACGACCAGCTCGCGGCCTTCTCCGAGGCGATGGCGCCGGTCGAGAACGACTTCGTTTCGCGGCTCGAGAGCCGTGACCTGCCCGCGCAGGAAGCGCTCGACCTGTTCAAGGAGCAGCTCGCGAACTGA
- a CDS encoding MaoC family dehydratase → MPANYKQLASGMFYEELEPGTVYKHSITRTVTEADNLLFSTLTYNMAWLHVDDEYCKNHSMFGQRLVNSNFTLSLVAGVQVHDMTLGTTLANMGYSDVKFPNPVFIGDTIYSETEVLSKRESKSRPNAGLVEFETRGLNQRDEVVVTLRRTGMMIKKSSFEEES, encoded by the coding sequence ATGCCCGCAAACTACAAGCAACTCGCCAGCGGCATGTTCTACGAGGAACTCGAGCCGGGCACGGTATACAAGCACTCGATCACCCGCACGGTGACCGAGGCCGACAACCTTCTGTTCTCGACCCTGACATACAACATGGCCTGGCTGCATGTTGACGACGAATACTGCAAGAACCACTCGATGTTCGGGCAGCGGCTGGTCAACAGCAACTTCACGCTGTCGCTCGTGGCCGGGGTGCAGGTGCACGACATGACGCTCGGCACGACGCTGGCCAACATGGGCTATTCCGACGTCAAGTTCCCCAACCCGGTGTTCATCGGAGATACCATCTATTCCGAGACCGAGGTGCTCTCGAAGCGCGAGTCGAAGTCGCGGCCCAACGCCGGGCTGGTCGAGTTCGAGACCCGTGGCCTGAACCAGCGCGACGAGGTCGTGGTGACCCTGCGCCGCACCGGAATGATGATCAAGAAATCCTCCTTCGAGGAGGAAAGCTGA
- a CDS encoding nuclear transport factor 2 family protein has protein sequence MTTEPSFEQKVQELWDREQIRQCLVRYCRGVDRFDRDLILSAFHPDCLDEHGKFVGTPEEFVDWALGQHGAAHLSHQHCLLNQTVELDGDTAHAETYFMFVCMNRKGKPLTLGGGRYVDRLEKREGAWRIAARVTLRDWSMMDEIPDMDDLTSFTSTRAILPQEVKDFMNAGRGPVRGPEDPSYDRPLKVDPARREGYLAMMRQTEKA, from the coding sequence ATGACCACGGAACCGTCGTTCGAGCAGAAGGTCCAGGAGCTCTGGGACCGCGAGCAGATCCGCCAGTGCCTCGTGCGCTACTGCCGGGGGGTCGACCGGTTCGACCGCGACCTGATCCTGTCGGCTTTTCATCCCGACTGTCTCGACGAGCACGGCAAGTTCGTCGGCACACCCGAGGAATTCGTCGACTGGGCACTTGGTCAGCACGGCGCGGCGCATCTGTCGCACCAGCATTGCCTGCTGAACCAGACCGTCGAGCTGGACGGCGACACCGCCCACGCCGAGACCTACTTCATGTTCGTCTGCATGAACCGCAAGGGAAAGCCGCTGACGCTTGGCGGCGGGCGCTATGTCGACCGGCTGGAAAAGCGCGAGGGCGCCTGGCGCATCGCCGCACGCGTGACGCTGCGCGACTGGTCGATGATGGACGAGATCCCCGACATGGACGATCTCACCTCCTTCACCTCGACCCGTGCGATCCTGCCGCAGGAGGTGAAGGACTTCATGAACGCGGGCCGGGGCCCGGTGAGGGGGCCGGAGGATCCGTCCTACGACCGCCCGCTGAAGGTCGATCCGGCGCGACGCGAGGGCTATCTCGCGATGATGCGCCAGACCGAGAAGGCGTAG
- a CDS encoding NADPH-dependent F420 reductase gives MKIGMIGAGRIASALVERLAPHGHELMISNSRGREAVQETADALGCLAGSAEDAAAFGEVTVVTVPLNRFDTIPAEAIGDRIVVDTCNYYPGRDGPHPEFEGGGDTTSEQLQRMMPQARVVKAFNSIMSAHLAEGGRPTPSGGLHALPIASDDTAAADVVAQIVRDCGLDPVYAGPLKDSWKFERARPVYCRPLDAEALREGLAATTPQDFVPENSWKD, from the coding sequence ATGAAGATTGGAATGATCGGCGCGGGCCGCATTGCCTCGGCCCTTGTGGAACGGCTCGCACCGCACGGGCACGAACTGATGATCAGCAACTCGCGCGGACGCGAGGCTGTGCAGGAGACCGCCGATGCGCTCGGCTGCCTTGCCGGCTCGGCCGAGGACGCGGCCGCCTTTGGCGAGGTCACGGTGGTGACGGTGCCGCTCAATCGTTTCGACACGATCCCGGCCGAGGCCATCGGGGACCGTATCGTCGTTGATACCTGCAACTACTATCCGGGTCGCGACGGCCCGCATCCCGAGTTCGAGGGCGGCGGCGACACCACCAGCGAGCAGCTGCAGCGGATGATGCCGCAAGCACGGGTGGTCAAGGCGTTCAACTCGATCATGTCGGCGCATCTGGCCGAGGGTGGGCGCCCCACTCCGTCGGGCGGACTCCACGCGCTGCCGATCGCCTCGGACGACACGGCGGCGGCGGACGTGGTGGCGCAGATCGTCCGCGACTGCGGTCTCGATCCGGTCTACGCAGGTCCGCTGAAGGACAGCTGGAAGTTCGAACGGGCCCGTCCGGTCTATTGCCGGCCGCTCGATGCCGAGGCGCTGCGGGAGGGGCTTGCCGCCACCACCCCGCAGGACTTCGTGCCCGAGAACAGCTGGAAGGACTGA
- a CDS encoding nuclear transport factor 2 family protein, with translation MDPVQRMLIEHECRNLTVRYCQHLDHLDPDGFASIYTEDAVYKPAVEPVPIEGREAIRAWIGRYPKDRLGRHIATNQIVDVIDADNAKGTSYAIVFREPAPQEGVISSRVMPRSLVEYTDTYRRTEEGWKIARRFYRFDFLDAEETRRPGETGAPR, from the coding sequence ATGGACCCCGTTCAACGCATGCTGATCGAGCACGAGTGCCGCAATCTGACGGTGCGCTACTGCCAGCATCTCGATCATCTCGACCCCGACGGCTTCGCGTCGATCTACACCGAGGATGCGGTCTACAAGCCAGCCGTCGAGCCGGTGCCGATCGAGGGGCGCGAGGCCATCCGTGCCTGGATCGGGCGCTACCCGAAGGACCGGCTGGGGCGGCATATCGCAACGAACCAGATCGTCGACGTGATCGACGCGGACAACGCCAAGGGGACGTCCTACGCGATCGTCTTCCGCGAGCCGGCGCCGCAGGAGGGGGTGATCTCGTCGCGGGTGATGCCGCGCAGTCTTGTCGAATACACCGACACCTACCGCCGCACGGAGGAGGGCTGGAAGATCGCGCGCCGCTTCTACCGGTTCGACTTCCTCGATGCCGAGGAGACGCGGCGCCCGGGAGAGACCGGGGCGCCGCGCTGA
- a CDS encoding TRAP transporter large permease — protein MSMLEIGFASAGLVLALIALRAPIGIVLLVVSFGGVWAALGLQVAWGIARAIPFDFIANWSFSAVPMFLLMGYVASNGGLTDGLFAALKIILRRVPGGLGCAGVGACAMFSAASGSSVATSAAMSRIAVPEMLKQGYDKALATGTIASAGTLGSLIPPSILMIVYAIFANVSVGKLFLAGFLPGALSAAMYMTMIMLRVKANPDLAPRSEERATRAETLAAIKQVWPLPALILGVLGGIFAGVMTPTEAGAVGASLAMVLAAFKRRLNWTVVRTAVRDAAIGTSTVFIIAVGATMFTSFMGLTGVPRAVASFMMGMGDSPVQLILMIAVVYIVLGMFIESIGIMLLTLPIFFPLLQAANVDMIWFGIIVIKLLEIGMITPPVGLNCYVIGSALRGIVPISTVFRGALWFIATDLITLTLLVSFPAIALWLPSLID, from the coding sequence ATGTCCATGCTAGAAATAGGATTTGCCAGCGCGGGTCTCGTGCTGGCCCTCATCGCCCTGCGCGCGCCCATCGGCATCGTGCTGCTCGTGGTGTCCTTCGGCGGCGTCTGGGCCGCGCTCGGCCTCCAGGTTGCCTGGGGCATCGCCCGCGCCATTCCCTTCGACTTCATCGCCAACTGGAGCTTCAGCGCCGTGCCGATGTTCCTGCTGATGGGTTACGTCGCCTCGAACGGCGGGCTCACCGACGGGTTGTTCGCGGCCCTGAAGATCATATTGAGGCGGGTTCCCGGCGGTCTCGGCTGCGCCGGCGTCGGCGCATGCGCCATGTTCTCGGCGGCCTCGGGATCGTCGGTGGCGACCTCGGCGGCGATGTCGCGGATCGCGGTGCCCGAAATGCTCAAGCAGGGCTACGACAAGGCGCTGGCCACGGGCACGATCGCCTCGGCAGGCACGCTGGGTTCGCTGATCCCGCCGTCGATCCTGATGATCGTCTACGCGATCTTCGCCAACGTGTCGGTCGGCAAGCTCTTCCTCGCGGGCTTCCTGCCGGGGGCGCTTTCGGCGGCGATGTACATGACGATGATCATGCTGCGGGTGAAGGCCAACCCCGATCTCGCACCGCGCTCCGAGGAGCGTGCGACGCGGGCGGAAACGCTGGCCGCGATCAAGCAGGTGTGGCCGTTGCCGGCACTGATCCTCGGCGTCCTCGGCGGCATCTTCGCCGGCGTGATGACCCCGACCGAGGCCGGCGCCGTCGGTGCGTCGCTGGCGATGGTGCTGGCGGCCTTCAAGCGCCGGTTGAACTGGACCGTGGTGCGCACCGCCGTCCGCGACGCCGCCATCGGCACCTCGACGGTCTTCATCATTGCCGTGGGCGCCACGATGTTCACGAGCTTCATGGGCCTCACTGGTGTGCCGCGCGCGGTTGCGAGCTTCATGATGGGCATGGGCGACAGCCCGGTTCAGCTGATCCTGATGATCGCCGTGGTCTACATCGTGCTCGGCATGTTCATCGAGTCCATCGGCATCATGCTGCTGACCCTGCCCATCTTCTTCCCGCTGCTGCAGGCGGCGAACGTGGACATGATCTGGTTCGGCATCATCGTCATCAAGCTTCTGGAGATCGGCATGATCACGCCCCCGGTCGGGCTCAACTGCTACGTCATCGGGTCCGCATTGCGCGGGATCGTTCCGATCTCGACCGTGTTCCGGGGCGCGCTCTGGTTCATCGCGACCGACCTCATCACCCTGACGCTTCTGGTGAGCTTCCCGGCCATCGCGCTGTGGCTTCCGAGCCTGATCGACTGA
- a CDS encoding TRAP transporter small permease subunit: MIRNPLEWVSEALVTVTTIPVLAMMVHVTLDVVLKYTVNTPIQGTLEVTAYYYMVAIVVLPMGFVELTRQSIAVELFYQMMSPRMQVAVVGFVLLLSAIGYGGVAWISWPDAIKAFERKEIVMGAVRVYIWPARFLLPCAMMLAAAVCLMLFARLLFKPRARAELTAVHTADIDHGAD; encoded by the coding sequence ATGATCCGCAATCCGCTTGAGTGGGTGTCGGAAGCGCTCGTCACCGTCACCACCATACCGGTGCTGGCGATGATGGTGCACGTCACGCTGGACGTGGTCCTGAAGTACACCGTCAACACGCCGATCCAGGGAACCCTGGAGGTCACCGCCTACTACTACATGGTGGCAATCGTCGTTCTTCCCATGGGGTTCGTCGAACTGACGCGTCAGTCAATCGCGGTCGAGCTGTTCTACCAGATGATGTCGCCGCGGATGCAGGTCGCGGTGGTGGGCTTCGTGCTGCTGCTGAGCGCCATCGGCTACGGCGGCGTCGCGTGGATCTCGTGGCCGGATGCCATCAAGGCGTTCGAGCGCAAGGAGATCGTGATGGGCGCGGTGCGCGTCTACATCTGGCCGGCCCGCTTCCTTCTGCCCTGCGCGATGATGCTCGCGGCTGCCGTCTGCCTGATGCTCTTCGCGCGGCTGCTCTTCAAGCCGCGGGCCCGGGCCGAGCTTACCGCGGTGCATACCGCAGACATCGATCACGGAGCCGACTGA
- a CDS encoding C4-dicarboxylate TRAP transporter substrate-binding protein, whose protein sequence is MRTMKALLLAGSLGALAATGAVTGAQAETYRISHYQSDGETTVRVAKWFAEEIEKATDGEIAFEVFTGGVLLPAKATLQGIGDGVVQEGFHTSGYTPSELPLSNALSGFGYIEPDPTTVGAAFADWAINDPAGNGQYAEHNVVPFGGFSTPTYPAICNTDEPVTTLEDLQGLKIRFPGGLTSKLAQDLGVIPVNIPAPEIYQALQTGQIDCAGILAAWLNIDNSLDEVSKSVTLLGWEGSFNSPLQLFNKDFWQSLTDDQRAEIIKLAARAHAKAQIDFNSSNQKALDTTASKGHPVVEPDESIQNAVQEWIDNGLGDRAAVARDAYGVEDPEALFASFEPYIEKWRELISNMDDPLDEDELTQVFYDNLYGELDPAEYGMN, encoded by the coding sequence ATGAGGACCATGAAAGCACTGCTGCTTGCGGGCAGCCTCGGCGCGCTTGCCGCCACCGGAGCGGTCACCGGCGCACAGGCCGAAACCTATCGCATCTCGCACTACCAGTCCGACGGCGAAACGACCGTTCGCGTCGCCAAGTGGTTCGCCGAGGAAATCGAGAAGGCCACCGACGGCGAGATCGCCTTCGAGGTCTTCACCGGCGGCGTTCTGCTGCCCGCCAAGGCAACCCTGCAGGGCATCGGCGACGGCGTGGTCCAGGAAGGCTTCCATACCTCGGGCTACACGCCTTCGGAGCTGCCGCTGTCGAACGCACTTTCGGGCTTCGGCTACATCGAGCCCGATCCCACCACCGTCGGCGCCGCCTTCGCAGACTGGGCGATCAACGACCCGGCGGGCAACGGTCAGTACGCCGAGCACAATGTCGTGCCCTTCGGCGGCTTCTCGACGCCGACGTACCCAGCGATCTGCAACACCGACGAGCCGGTCACCACGCTCGAGGACCTGCAGGGCCTCAAGATCCGCTTCCCCGGTGGCCTGACCTCGAAGCTCGCACAGGACCTGGGCGTGATCCCGGTCAACATTCCGGCCCCCGAGATCTACCAGGCGCTTCAGACCGGCCAGATCGACTGTGCCGGCATCCTCGCGGCGTGGCTGAACATCGACAACTCGCTCGACGAGGTGTCGAAGTCCGTGACGCTGCTGGGCTGGGAAGGCAGCTTCAACTCGCCGCTGCAGCTCTTCAACAAGGACTTCTGGCAGAGCCTGACCGATGATCAGCGCGCCGAGATCATCAAGCTCGCCGCCCGCGCCCACGCCAAGGCACAGATCGACTTCAACAGTTCCAACCAGAAGGCGCTCGACACCACCGCCTCCAAGGGTCACCCCGTGGTCGAGCCCGACGAGAGCATCCAGAACGCCGTGCAGGAATGGATCGACAACGGTCTCGGCGACCGCGCCGCGGTGGCCCGCGATGCCTACGGCGTCGAGGATCCCGAAGCGCTCTTCGCCTCCTTCGAGCCCTACATCGAGAAATGGCGCGAGCTGATTTCGAACATGGATGATCCGCTCGACGAAGACGAGCTCACCCAGGTCTTCTACGACAACCTCTACGGAGAGCTCGACCCGGCGGAATACGGCATGAACTGA
- a CDS encoding DMT family transporter has protein sequence MTHIALSDPRESHLRGIFFKVLYVICIVLMLTLVKLIDDVPLGELMFFRCFFSILPIAGLLILRGELTAAFRTKRIFGHVTRTTLGLTMMGLTFVAVQALPLPEAVTLQYTQPLFVVAFSALFLREVVGPNRWGAVAFGFLGVLVITWPNLSMLTSGTGELSRAELIGIAAALIAAAGVAVVFLLVRGLVKTEAPTTIAAYFWLISSSLLALSAIGGWVPLTWEQAGLLVLCGILGGFGQLCMALSLQAAPASVTASFEYTSLLFAITLGWLIFDDVPGINTLVGGAMVVAAGLFILWRESRAGGPVSKRKLPPSP, from the coding sequence ATGACCCATATCGCGCTGAGCGACCCGCGCGAGTCGCATTTGCGGGGCATCTTCTTCAAGGTGCTCTACGTCATCTGCATCGTTCTGATGCTGACCCTCGTCAAGCTGATCGACGACGTCCCCCTGGGAGAGCTGATGTTCTTCCGCTGCTTCTTCTCGATCCTTCCCATCGCGGGGCTCCTGATCCTGCGGGGCGAGTTGACCGCAGCCTTCCGGACCAAGCGGATCTTCGGCCACGTGACGCGAACCACGCTTGGGCTGACGATGATGGGGCTGACTTTCGTCGCGGTTCAGGCGCTGCCGCTGCCCGAGGCGGTGACGCTGCAATACACCCAGCCGCTCTTCGTTGTGGCGTTCTCGGCGCTCTTCCTGCGCGAGGTCGTGGGGCCGAACCGTTGGGGCGCCGTCGCCTTCGGTTTTCTCGGCGTGCTCGTCATCACCTGGCCGAACCTCTCGATGCTCACCAGCGGTACCGGAGAGCTGAGCCGCGCCGAGCTGATCGGCATTGCCGCGGCGCTGATCGCCGCCGCCGGCGTGGCGGTGGTCTTCCTGCTGGTGCGCGGCCTCGTGAAGACCGAGGCACCGACCACGATCGCCGCCTACTTCTGGTTGATTTCGTCGTCGCTGCTTGCGCTCTCCGCCATTGGCGGCTGGGTGCCCCTGACCTGGGAACAGGCGGGGCTGCTGGTGCTCTGCGGTATCCTCGGCGGGTTCGGGCAACTGTGCATGGCGCTGAGCCTTCAGGCCGCGCCGGCGTCGGTCACGGCGTCCTTCGAGTATACCTCGCTGCTCTTCGCGATCACGCTGGGGTGGCTGATCTTCGACGACGTGCCGGGGATCAACACGCTGGTCGGCGGGGCGATGGTGGTCGCCGCGGGCCTGTTCATCCTCTGGCGCGAGAGCCGCGCGGGCGGGCCGGTCAGCAAGCGCAAGCTGCCGCCGTCGCCCTGA